In the genome of Thermodesulfobacteriota bacterium, the window TGGTCAGGTGAACATGGGAAAGATATGGGATATTACAGACCGGGTTCGGCTCGGAAGGACCGGATTCATGTTCATGACCAATAAAGAGGGCGTGATTATTGCTTATCCTGATAAGGAAAAGATTTTCGATAAACTTTCTCCAGATATACTCAGACAGCACATATCGCACAATCCAGAGGGAACGCTTGATGTTACCGGTGCACAGGAAGTGGGATGGATCTGTGCATACTCCAGGCTGAAAGGCTATTTGGATTTTCCGGGAAAGGAGTGGAGTGTCGGCATTTGTCAGAGGACGGATGAGGCCTATGACATCATAAAGAGGACGCACCGGCAGTTACAGATAGCCACCCTGGCGGGCCTGCTGGCGATTATTCTGACCAGCATCTTATTGACCTGGAGTATTACTAAGCCGATCAAGGCCCTGGTGATAGGGACAGAAGAGGTCGCAAGAGGGAATTTGAGCTATTTAGCTGAGGTAAAAGGTGATGATGAGATTGGCCAATTAGGACAATCCTTTAACCGGATGATCCAGGACCTTAAGAGGTCGAGAGAAGAGATTGAGGGACATAGTAAGACTCTGGAGGGCAAAGTCAGGGAAAGGACTACAGAACTGGAAGCGGCCAACGCAAGGCTCAGGGAATTAGACCAGATAAAAACCAACTTTTTGTCCACGGTCTCCCACGAATTAAGGACGCCATTGACCTCCATCAAGGCGTTTTCCGAGATACTGCTTGACAACGCAGGAGAGGATATGGAGACACAGACAAAATTCCTGAATATAATTAACGAAGAAAGCGACCGGTTGGCACGATTGATAGATGGCCTTTTGGATCTGTCCAGGATCGAATCTGGCAGGCAGGTATGGAGGATGGGCTATCACCATATTGAAGGAGTGATAGATGAATCTGTGGCTGCCGTGTCGTCCCTTGCTGAAAAAAAAGGTCTTGTGATAGATAAGAAAGTGCAGGAAGGACTTCCCGAGATTTACGTGGACCGGGACAAATTGACCCAGGTGATTACAAATTTATTGGGCAATGCCATAAAATTTACGGATAATGACGGCCTTATTACTGTCTCTGCTGCTGTTAGCGAAGACCGGATTCAGGTAGCGGTAGCAGATAACGGCATCGGAATACCAGAAGATGAGCTTGATAAAATTTTTATGAAATTTCACCAGGTGGATTCATCTGCTACCCGAAAAAAAGGGGGCACGGGGTTAGGGCTGGCCATCTGCAAGGAAATAATAGAACATCATGGGGGCAAGATATGGGTAGAGAGCCAATTGGGCGAGGGCAGCACATTTTATTTTACAGTTCCTCAGTACAAGGAGATATAGGAAATGGCCAAACGAATCCTGGTGTGTGATGATGAACCACATATCCTGGAGTCCCTCAGTTTTGTGGTTCGGAAGGCGGGTTTTGAGTTGTTAACCGCGACGGATGGCGAGGCGGCCCTTAAGATAGCTAAGGAGCAAGGGCCGGATTTGATACTTTTGGATGTTATGCTGCCTAAGTTGACCGGCTATGAGGTCTGTGAATTATTGAAGAAAGATACAGAGACCATGGACATTTATATCGTGATGCTGACTGCCAAAGGACAACGCATGGATGAACAGCAAGGGATGGAGGCAGGGGCAAACGAATATATCAAAAAACCATTTAGCCCCCGCGACCTGAAAGACAGGCTCCGGGAGATATTGGGCTGATTGCACGCGAGCTATAGAAAGAATTGACTGCTAACGCCTTCCATAAATCTATGGATGTCTCCCCGGATGGCTTCAATTCCTGGAGGTTCTAAACCTAATAATGGTACAGACTTGTGTTCAACAATCGCTGGGCCCTCGTATTTTTTTAGACCATAGCCCATTTCTCGGGCCAGGAGGTTGGCAAAGTAGATTACTAATAGTTCTTTTGGGGTATCCGATGAGATGTCCTCTTGGTTGTGGCAAGAAGCAATGTCAATATAATCCTGGTCAAAGTTCCATCTCTTTAATACAAACGCCCCTATCTCGTTGTGTATCTGGTTTAGGATGGAAATCAAATGGTCGCTATCGGGCGTCCACTTCTGTGTGTCCGGATGTAGCAATAATTGTAGCGATACCACCTTGCCGATATCGTGAAGGAGGCCCAGCATAAAATATTTATCCGGGTCCACCAGTCTTAGCATATAGGCCGTCTGCTGGGCGCCGTAGGCACAGGCCAGGGAATGTTCCCATAGGGACTTAACTATCGCCTCGTGCTTTTCATTTTTTATGACATACAGACCCCTGTTGATCAGTACAAATACTGTATTGAGTACACTCTTAAGGCCTATCCTCAATATGGCCCGTTCCAGATTATCATTTTTGCCTATACCGGCATAAAAGGGTGAATTTGATATGGCCAGGAGTTTTGAAGAAATAACGGGTTCCTTTTCCACAAGCTTCGCAATATCATTAAGGGACAATTTGGGGTCACGCAGCAACTGATGGATTTTGATGCCTACGGTCGGCAGGACTGGTAAATTGACCTGGCCCCTGTCCAGTTTTTTTATTAATTGCTCAACAAGGGACGCTGCCCACTTATCTCCGGTATCATCGGCATTGCCGGTTATGCTT includes:
- a CDS encoding ATP-binding protein; this encodes MGLGEKIIFRKRLGRKISLFFLIIGLLPLLILGLSFLTYVKQSLNNMVSENLLVLTRQVGTEIDRSIFNAYMNIKTLAASPGIRSSFTNVDEKLAEMRRVQDFYKVFEDITLIDLTGNVITSTTYNYRGSWNSKSWYREAREGRSVVSNVHIILNPRKFIFVTTAPVLNKAGRVQAVVAGQVNMGKIWDITDRVRLGRTGFMFMTNKEGVIIAYPDKEKIFDKLSPDILRQHISHNPEGTLDVTGAQEVGWICAYSRLKGYLDFPGKEWSVGICQRTDEAYDIIKRTHRQLQIATLAGLLAIILTSILLTWSITKPIKALVIGTEEVARGNLSYLAEVKGDDEIGQLGQSFNRMIQDLKRSREEIEGHSKTLEGKVRERTTELEAANARLRELDQIKTNFLSTVSHELRTPLTSIKAFSEILLDNAGEDMETQTKFLNIINEESDRLARLIDGLLDLSRIESGRQVWRMGYHHIEGVIDESVAAVSSLAEKKGLVIDKKVQEGLPEIYVDRDKLTQVITNLLGNAIKFTDNDGLITVSAAVSEDRIQVAVADNGIGIPEDELDKIFMKFHQVDSSATRKKGGTGLGLAICKEIIEHHGGKIWVESQLGEGSTFYFTVPQYKEI
- a CDS encoding response regulator, whose translation is MAKRILVCDDEPHILESLSFVVRKAGFELLTATDGEAALKIAKEQGPDLILLDVMLPKLTGYEVCELLKKDTETMDIYIVMLTAKGQRMDEQQGMEAGANEYIKKPFSPRDLKDRLREILG
- a CDS encoding HDOD domain-containing protein, encoding MNSISPNVKVLVVDDDAGIRLAVKTVVQKMGVEDVAEATNGHSALKMIKENHYDLIVSDWNMPEMGGDELLRVVKGNEKTKDTPFIMLTCRRHHDDVVSTLRAGASSYVVKPFSIQDLAQKISKIICPHPEKSITGNADDTGDKWAASLVEQLIKKLDRGQVNLPVLPTVGIKIHQLLRDPKLSLNDIAKLVEKEPVISSKLLAISNSPFYAGIGKNDNLERAILRIGLKSVLNTVFVLINRGLYVIKNEKHEAIVKSLWEHSLACAYGAQQTAYMLRLVDPDKYFMLGLLHDIGKVVSLQLLLHPDTQKWTPDSDHLISILNQIHNEIGAFVLKRWNFDQDYIDIASCHNQEDISSDTPKELLVIYFANLLAREMGYGLKKYEGPAIVEHKSVPLLGLEPPGIEAIRGDIHRFMEGVSSQFFL